One window from the genome of bacterium encodes:
- a CDS encoding MucR family transcriptional regulator, protein MADPANTNTPNALSATTGTTELLELTARIVAAYVSNNPLPVTEVPGMIKSVHATLGGLDTADNAVKTDQKPAVAVKSSVTPGYIVCLEDGKKLKMLKRYLKANYNLTPEEYRAKWGLPANYPMVSPDYAAQRSAFAKKIGLGRNPPKTVVPMRRKVAR, encoded by the coding sequence TCCGCCACGACAGGCACCACGGAGCTTCTGGAGCTCACAGCCCGCATCGTTGCGGCCTATGTGAGCAACAACCCGCTTCCCGTCACGGAGGTGCCTGGAATGATCAAGAGCGTGCATGCGACGCTCGGCGGCCTCGACACGGCCGACAACGCCGTGAAGACGGACCAGAAGCCAGCCGTTGCGGTGAAGAGCTCCGTGACGCCCGGCTACATCGTCTGCCTCGAGGACGGCAAAAAGCTGAAGATGCTCAAACGGTATCTGAAGGCGAACTACAATCTCACGCCCGAAGAATACCGGGCCAAGTGGGGATTGCCCGCGAATTATCCGATGGTGTCGCCCGACTACGCGGCGCAACGCTCGGCATTCGCCAAGAAGATCGGTCTCGGGCGAAATCCGCCGAAGACGGTGGTCCCCATGAGAAGAAAGGTCGCGCGCTGA
- the trpS gene encoding tryptophan--tRNA ligase — MAGKQTLLTGLQPSGDLHIGNYFGALKPFIDLYGNYESYLMVVDYHALTSLRDPEALRKNIKGVVRDYIAAGVDPEKATVFKQSDVPAHTELAWVFDCLVSVPFLMQGHAYKDKVAKGLEPNAGLFTYPMLMAADILLYDTDVVPVGEDQRQHIEYAREAANKFNNTFAPLFKEPKERILKAQGIVPGTDGAKMSKSYKNTIPLFGTRDEIVKAVMGIVTDSSGGRPENVYVIHKLFRSESDLDALYAEKAGKYKDLKEALIEDIDAFIAPMREKRASISDEDVARVLARGGETARAVSEAKMKEVRRAVGVSV, encoded by the coding sequence ATGGCAGGCAAACAAACGCTTCTTACCGGACTCCAGCCTTCGGGAGACCTCCATATCGGCAACTATTTCGGGGCGCTCAAGCCCTTCATCGACCTCTACGGAAACTACGAGAGTTATCTCATGGTCGTCGATTATCACGCGCTCACCTCGCTTCGCGATCCGGAAGCGCTCCGGAAAAATATCAAGGGGGTCGTGCGCGATTATATCGCGGCGGGCGTCGATCCCGAGAAAGCGACTGTCTTCAAACAGTCGGATGTGCCTGCGCATACCGAGCTTGCGTGGGTATTCGACTGCCTGGTATCCGTACCGTTTCTGATGCAGGGACATGCGTATAAGGATAAGGTCGCGAAGGGGCTCGAGCCGAATGCGGGATTGTTCACCTATCCCATGCTCATGGCCGCGGACATTCTTCTCTATGACACGGACGTGGTGCCGGTGGGCGAAGACCAGCGCCAGCATATCGAATACGCCCGTGAGGCGGCGAACAAGTTCAATAACACGTTTGCGCCACTCTTTAAGGAACCGAAAGAAAGAATCCTCAAGGCCCAAGGCATCGTCCCGGGAACCGACGGGGCAAAAATGAGCAAGAGCTATAAGAATACTATCCCGCTCTTTGGCACGCGCGACGAGATCGTGAAGGCCGTGATGGGGATCGTGACGGACTCCTCCGGCGGACGCCCGGAGAACGTGTACGTCATACACAAGCTTTTCCGCAGCGAAAGCGACCTTGATGCGCTCTATGCAGAGAAGGCAGGTAAATATAAGGACCTCAAGGAAGCCCTTATCGAAGACATCGACGCATTCATCGCCCCCATGCGCGAAAAGCGCGCTTCCATCTCGGACGAAGACGTCGCCCGCGTACTTGCGCGGGGCGGGGAGACAGCCCGGGCGGTTTCCGAAGCCAAGATGAAAGAAGTGCGCAGAGCGGTCGGCGTTAGTGTATAA
- the aspS gene encoding aspartate--tRNA(Asn) ligase has protein sequence MERTLIGELGQHVGGTVSISGWVDVRRDQGKLVFFDFRDRSGIVQGVVLPGSAAIETAKGIRNEFVVTVEGKVNKRPEKNVQAEKANGDIELEITAITVLAEARPLPFDMSESGFNLDLTAQLDHRALVLRHPRLRAIFKVQNTIIDAFREFMRSQDFFEFQAPAITPATAEGGAEVFQVDYFDKKAYLSQSPQLYKQIVMTAFERVFSVNKIFRAEPSATTRHLTEVVSLDAEFGFISSWKDVRDMSEQTVRFILNEVGARCAAELKLLETELPVMIESTPTLSLTEAQEKIFEKRGRDSRGEKDLNPEDERTLCEIIKEETGSDFVYVYGYPTRQKPFYVYPNPEHPEFNEGMDLLCRGVEWLSGGRRINDYAQLMEHVKEWGMDPEKIAMFLEAFKYGVPPEGGFAFGAERMTMQILGLKNIREASMFPRDMNRIDSLLHGPASSGD, from the coding sequence ATGGAACGTACGCTCATCGGGGAGCTTGGACAGCATGTCGGCGGGACAGTCTCCATTTCCGGCTGGGTGGACGTGCGAAGGGACCAGGGGAAGCTCGTGTTCTTCGACTTCAGGGACCGCTCCGGCATCGTGCAGGGCGTCGTCCTGCCGGGAAGCGCCGCGATCGAGACCGCGAAGGGAATCCGGAACGAATTCGTCGTGACGGTAGAAGGGAAGGTCAATAAGCGGCCTGAGAAGAATGTACAGGCTGAGAAAGCGAACGGAGATATCGAGCTTGAGATAACTGCTATCACGGTGCTTGCCGAGGCGCGGCCGCTTCCGTTTGACATGTCAGAGAGCGGCTTTAACCTCGACCTCACAGCTCAGCTCGACCACCGCGCGCTCGTTCTCAGGCACCCGCGGCTCCGGGCGATTTTCAAAGTACAGAACACGATCATCGATGCGTTTCGGGAATTCATGAGGAGCCAGGATTTCTTCGAGTTCCAGGCCCCCGCGATCACTCCCGCCACCGCCGAGGGGGGTGCGGAAGTATTTCAGGTCGATTATTTCGATAAGAAGGCGTACCTGTCGCAGTCGCCGCAGCTCTATAAGCAGATCGTGATGACGGCTTTCGAGCGAGTGTTTTCCGTCAACAAAATCTTCCGGGCCGAACCGAGCGCCACGACCCGTCACTTGACCGAAGTGGTCTCGCTTGACGCCGAGTTCGGATTCATCAGTTCCTGGAAGGATGTGCGCGATATGTCCGAACAAACCGTGCGATTCATTCTTAATGAAGTTGGCGCACGCTGCGCCGCAGAGCTTAAGCTTCTTGAAACGGAATTACCCGTGATGATCGAATCGACGCCGACCCTTTCGCTTACCGAAGCGCAGGAGAAGATATTTGAGAAAAGAGGCCGCGACTCGCGCGGCGAGAAAGACCTCAACCCCGAGGACGAACGTACGCTCTGCGAGATCATCAAGGAGGAGACGGGTTCGGATTTCGTCTACGTATACGGCTATCCGACGCGCCAGAAACCCTTCTATGTCTATCCGAACCCGGAGCATCCGGAATTCAACGAGGGCATGGACCTGTTGTGCCGCGGCGTCGAATGGCTCTCCGGCGGGCGGCGCATCAACGACTATGCCCAGCTCATGGAGCACGTGAAGGAGTGGGGGATGGATCCGGAAAAGATAGCCATGTTCCTCGAGGCCTTCAAATACGGCGTCCCGCCCGAAGGCGGCTTCGCGTTCGGCGCCGAGCGCATGACCATGCAGATCCTCGGGCTCAAGAATATCCGCGAGGCGAGCATGTTCCCGCGCGACATGAACCGTATCGACAGCCTCCTTCATGGACCAGCTTCTTCCGGCGACTAA
- a CDS encoding ScpA family protein → MDQLLPATNFTIRTAVYEGPLELVLDLIEKRKLLVNDLSLSAVTDEFIEHVRSQAEFPMEQATNFIAVAATLLLIKSKSLLPDLELTEEEQGDIHDLEKRLAEYEKFRNLSRELAKFFGRRVLIARGEQAPDVIFAPAKDMTLALIEEALERALLEREKPEELPEARVKPLVTIEEMMDTLSARVQTAFTLSFREFSGMGKKEKVEVIVSFLALLELVKQGAVEAAQQSDFADISITNAAAAVPRYG, encoded by the coding sequence ATGGACCAGCTTCTTCCGGCGACTAATTTCACGATCCGCACCGCGGTCTACGAGGGCCCCTTGGAGCTCGTGCTCGACCTTATCGAGAAGCGCAAGCTCCTGGTGAACGACCTGTCGCTCTCCGCGGTCACGGACGAGTTCATCGAGCATGTGAGGAGCCAGGCGGAATTTCCGATGGAGCAGGCGACCAATTTCATCGCGGTAGCCGCGACGCTGCTGCTTATAAAATCGAAGTCGCTTCTTCCGGATCTCGAACTTACGGAAGAAGAACAAGGCGACATCCACGATCTCGAGAAGCGCCTGGCCGAATACGAAAAGTTCCGCAATCTCTCGCGGGAACTCGCGAAGTTCTTCGGGCGCCGCGTCCTTATCGCCCGGGGCGAGCAGGCGCCGGATGTGATCTTCGCGCCCGCGAAAGACATGACGCTTGCGCTTATCGAGGAAGCGCTTGAACGGGCGCTACTTGAGCGGGAAAAGCCGGAGGAGCTGCCCGAAGCGAGAGTGAAGCCCCTGGTCACGATCGAGGAGATGATGGATACGCTTTCCGCCCGCGTCCAGACCGCGTTTACGCTTTCGTTCAGGGAATTCTCGGGGATGGGGAAAAAGGAGAAGGTGGAGGTAATCGTGTCGTTCCTCGCGCTTTTGGAACTCGTGAAGCAGGGAGCGGTCGAGGCGGCCCAGCAGTCTGACTTTGCGGACATAAGTATTACGAATGCCGCGGCGGCAGTGCCGAGGTACGGATAA